GACAAAATGCGAACGCATTTGCTGCGAGTGCTACAGTTCCGAATGTATTATTGCACTGTACATCGCCCGCTTCGCCGCAAAATTTATCAACCTCGGATTGCGATAAATCTGCACTTGTAAACCCAAAAATCACGGGCGCACCAAATCCATCGCATTGGACGGCTTTATTTTTCCCTGTGATTTTAAATCGTAATGCTAATGTGTCCACCTGCGAGCGCTGCAAACGTTCGTCTGGTAAAATTTTATTATGTGTTGCCAATTTTCTTCTCCTATTTGTATTACTTTGATAAAAATTCTTGTAGGCTTTGTGTTAGTTTGCTTTGAGGTGCTGCCGCAGTTGCCGGATTTGCACGAACGCTTGGAACTCGTGCGCCGCTTTTCTTGCTTAAATATGCCTCAGCTATTTTGTCGAGATACTGTTGTGGCAGTAAATCAAGAATTGCGTCAGGGCTCGCGTTTGTGTATGATTCTAATCTGCGCCCGAATGATTTTTTAGCCCGCTTTAAAGCTTCGGGAGCCTTAATGCTCGTTTGTGAATGTTTGTATTCCGCAAGCATCTGCTCTGCTAAATCTGCTACCATTTCAATTGTAGGTTTTGTAATTCCAGCACTTCTGAAACATTCCTCAATTTGGGTATCTATTTCTTCAACGATACGTTGCTCTTCTAGCTCTGCTCTTTTTTGCTCCTCCACTTTTTTACTGTTTGTTATTTCAGACTCGATAGAGTCCTTCCATTTTTTTAACTCTCGTAACTCTCGCTGTTCTGGGGTGAGTTCTGCCTCTGCCGCTTCACTTTCGAGGTGTTCTAAAAGCTTAGATTGATAAAAATCACGCGGGTTGTGCCCGAGTTCTCTTAAAAGTAATTCTGGATTTTCTGAAATTGCTGACAGAAATTCGTGCGCTTTTGCTTTGTAGCTGCCGTACTCGTTTGCTACATTTTTATGGCTTTTGTACGCGGCAATTAAATCATCTTCAGAAATTTCGGCATCGTCGATTTTAAACGTGCGCCTTTCTGCTGCCGCGGCGGGCGCAGACTCCGAAGTTTCTGGGCTGGCCGTAGTTGTGGAAATTCCTGCGGCAGTTGTGTCAATCTCTGACATTAAATAAATGCCCTCCTTAGTTTTTTCGTGTGTGTTAGTTTCTCTAACTATAAGTGTTACAATTTCTGAAATTATTTTTTTTGTTACTTAAATATTTTTTCTGCAGCTTGAAATGTTCTTATTTTTGTGGTATATTATCCGGATGGAAATTGAAAAATCTAAAATAAATTTACAATATGTTGGGGTGGTGTGGAGTGGCGGATTGCTGCGGCGAGATGGTACAAAAATTAAAGCCGCAGCTGTTCGCAAATTATTGCTAAAATTAAATCCAACGCTCACAGAGCGAGAACTCTCAAAAATTATTTACAATTGCCCGTCGCTAAATCCAAATTTTGTGCCCGACGCGAAAATGATGGCGACGGCGATTAAACTAAAAAAAATGGAGGCGCGCGAAAAAAAACTTGAAAATGAACGGCGAAAACGTTTAAAAATTAAAAAAATAATGAAAGAAGCGAAACCAGACGATTTTAATTTACTAAATTATTTACGCATGCCGATGTCTCACTGCATTGCAGCAATACGCTCGAGACACGATTGCTTGAGCGAAACTTCTGCAAAAATGTTAGTCGGGCGTTGGGTGCGAGAAGGGCTTTAATGAAAATACATGCAAATAGTGTTGTCGTGCTGCAGAGTACCAGAATAGAAAATCAACTCGTGAATTTCACGGTCGAACTACCACCAAACACTTACAATATTGAAACTTTAGCGGACGGCGATAAGCTCACAATATGTGCAGCACACTTCAAAACATACCAGTGTGTCTTTACTACGTACGTTAAAAAGCTTGGCGAACGTGTATTGCTGTCAAACTGGTCGGCCTCAGTTACTTTAAAAAAGCAGAACGCACGTATGCGGAAGCAATTGCAGTGTGAAAAAACTTTAGTTCAGCTCGTGACTGACACTTTGAACGGTCTCGGCGGGGTTCTTCTGAATTTCTCTACAAAGTACTCGCCGAGCTGAGCTGACGTTAACTTGCTTTCCTTGCCGCAAACGGATTTAGTTTTGCGGCTATTTTTTTTAGTTGGCTGTCGTTACGTTGGCTATTGCCGCTAATTTGAAAGCCGCTTCCGTACTCATTAAAATATTTTGATTTTGGCACCATTTGTTCCACTCGCCAGCCATAAACTGCGCACATAATTGCGTCAGCGTGTCCATATGCCGCAGTTCTTAAAAAATCCGTGCGTGACACATTAAACGTGCAGTTTAGCAGTGATTTTATAGTAAACTCACAGTTAGAGAGTACGAAAATATCTTTACGGAAAAATGCGGCATTTAATGCTGAAATTGCGCTGTCCCTGTCCTGCTTTGGCGGGCACGGGGCGGAAATATTACAGAGTGAAAGTAAATCCACTCGTGTCTGGCCGTGTGCATCCACCCAAATATGGTTCTTATTTACTTCGTGCTCTTTAGATAACTCTAATATATTTTTTCCGATAATCATCACATCAGTATTTTCGTCAAGCACGCGTTCGTCAATTATAACACATTTATTATCGTTAACAGTGCGGCCGAACACATGCAACACACACTTATCTCGTATTCCGCCCGTATCTGCGACTATCCATTTCACAAAATCGAAACTTGGCCGCGTGCTGTAGTTTATTACATTCTCTAAATCAAATTTTGGAATAATTAAGCCGCCTTTATCTCTGACATTCCTGCACATGTATTCACGTAGAAAATCGGGCGAGTCTTCACCGCCGCACTCGCTAATAATCGCGGTAATATCCTCGGGCGTAAGTGCAGGGTTATCGTAAACCGTATAGCGCTTTAGTTTCCCTTGTAGCTCGTGTTCTTCGCATTTTATATTAAACGGATGGTCTGGTAATTTCGCGGGCGTAGATATAAAAATTAAAACGCCCTTTGGTTTTCCGCCAAACGTTGGCAACAACATCGGACTTAATACGGATTTTATAATATAGTTGTATTCGTCTGCCCTAGTAAATCCTGCTTCGTCAACTAAAATTGCTATAGCTCCACGGCCGCGCAGAGCTTCCGAGATAGTGTCAAACCCCGCAAATACTAGTTCGGAACTTCCGACAACCCATTTATTTACGCTTTTAGTTTCACGCATGAAACCTCTTGGAGCGTCTGCACTAATTGATTTTAATATCGGCGTATAGATTTCTTTAGCTTGGTCTTTTGAAGGTGCTAGCAAAATTACTTTTGAATTTTTAAATTTTATTGCCAGCTCACATGCGTATACTGCGCTTAAAAAAGATTTTCCAAATCGTCTGGCTGCGAGTATGACAATTTCCTCGCCCGCTTTAGCGCTACGCATTTGGTTGTAAATTTCTTTTTGGTTGCCGTGCAATTTGTATGACAATTCACCAGAAAGCCAGAGCGATTCCGTCAGTTTGTCTGACATTTTTTGAGCCTGTGTTCTTTAATTATCAGCAATTCTTCAGGTGAAAGCTCATCGATTTTATTTAACTGTTTATTTGTATTTAATGTGTCGCCATATTCATTTAAGATTTTTACAAGTACTGCAAGCATATCTGCGTCTGCTTTAGCCATTGGCATCTGGCTGCGGCTTGAAAGCGAATGTACTTTTTTGACCTGCTCGTCTATTATTTCTTTTACCAATTCTAAGTTTGTTTTATCGTTCAATTTAAAATTCCTAATGTAATTTTTTGCGGCTGCGGCGGTTTACTCAGATACTCTGTTCGCTGCTCATCCTGTTTCGCATCTGTGCGGAACGGATTAACAACGTATAAAATATTGGCGTTTTGATTAACTGCAGCAACAACAAAAGTACCGTTATTTGCGCTGTTTGAAAATCCTTCGAACGTAACCCCATCGCCCGCCGTGTACAAATTTGCATTTAGTACTTCATATTTAACAGTATTTCCGGAGCTCCAAATCGCACTTTTAGCAGCTACAGCGTGCGGCGATTTAAAATAAACTGTAAGCACTGTATCGGCTTTGTTATTTTGCTCAATTTTATGCGAGAGTATTGTTTGCCGTGAGCGTATAAAAACTGTTGTGTACGGTGTGTTGCCAAGGTTCATGGGCGTTGCATGGGTAACTGACAATTCGCGCTCGCTGTAATTAAAATTGTCGCCAAGCGTCAGTTTTTTACTGAATCCCTCCACAACTTCAGAAACAAATTTGTTCATAAAATCAAAAAATGTTTTTGCTTCCTGATACGTTCTTGTATTTGCAACTGTTGCAACGTCAAACGTACTTGAGGTCGATAATTTCATTTTATTGTCTCGCGAGCATTTTAGCGGATTTTAAAACGACAACATCCGTGTTAATTTTTTCCAATTGCTTTAAAATGTCCGCATTTGCTTGCATAGCATTGTTATGTAAACTTTTTAGTTTCTCGACAATTTCTGTCGTTTCTGCTTTTAGCTTCTGGCACATGTTTATATGTGCTGTAAATTCTCTACGCATATACCAAACGATAAGCGGAACGGCAGACGTAATTCCGCCTAGTAAATACAATTCTATCATTTATTCCCTCAAATATTTTTATTTTCTGATATGGATACTCTTGTGCGGCGATGATAAATATCGTTAACTACGGCACGATGGTTATTGTAAAGTGTACGGCGGAGTGCGACAGAAAAATTTAATTTATTTAGCGATTTTGTCGTTCTTTTGTAGTATGCATTCCAAAAATCGCCGAGCCATTTTTTATCGACGTTAGAAAGTGACGACAGATACTTACCTTCATCTACATAATCGCCGTGCAAATACTGCGAGTACACGCCCGCGTCTTTCGCTACATGCCACAGCGGGTTATCATTGCCCGCCATCAACATTTTTTTATTAATTCGCATTTGCGGGCGCTTTATTTTCGTCTAACGACAGTTTCTCGAGCAACGACGTTAGAAAAACGTGGGCAAAATGGCGAGCGTTTATATAGTCATCGTCTGCGTCAATTGCCAAAGGGCTAAAGCCTAGCGCTTCGATATCTACGTACAAATCTAAAATCCGATTCATTGTTCCCATTGCTTCTATGTATTTTTGCGCGTGCAATTGCCCTCCCGCATTATTCAAATTTTATAAAGTTTTTTTGTTAGCATTGATATTATAGTATATCAAAATAATTTTAAAAAGTCAACTTTTGTATAAAAATTTTTGATATATAGTTTTTACCGCCGAAACGTAATATCAAAATAATAAAAGAAAAGTTTTAATAACTTATAAATGAATCAATTTTTTTCCCTTACCTCCGAAGAAGATTCAAAGTAAGGAGTGAAGAGATGGCAGCAGATAGTGAGAAAAATAACGAGGAAAATAAAAATGATTTGAGTTTATACTTTCAGGCAATAAAGCGAGCTGAGCACATATACGACACTATTACAAATATTCGTGAACTTTCGTTCGGTGCTGCTATTGCTCTAGTGGTTATTGGGTCAATAAAGGATTTTCTAGTTAACTCAAATGACAACAGTGCACTGCTTTCTTCTATTCTGATTGTTAAAGATTTTAACCATATTCTAATACACGATTTAAAAATTTCTTTTATACTTGTTTTCTGCGGAATGTCTGCCTTACTTGTTTTGTTTACAAAAGAGATAGAATTTAAAGTTTACCGCCCTCGGCTGCACGG
The DNA window shown above is from Fluviispira vulneris and carries:
- a CDS encoding terminase large subunit domain-containing protein, which codes for MSDKLTESLWLSGELSYKLHGNQKEIYNQMRSAKAGEEIVILAARRFGKSFLSAVYACELAIKFKNSKVILLAPSKDQAKEIYTPILKSISADAPRGFMRETKSVNKWVVGSSELVFAGFDTISEALRGRGAIAILVDEAGFTRADEYNYIIKSVLSPMLLPTFGGKPKGVLIFISTPAKLPDHPFNIKCEEHELQGKLKRYTVYDNPALTPEDITAIISECGGEDSPDFLREYMCRNVRDKGGLIIPKFDLENVINYSTRPSFDFVKWIVADTGGIRDKCVLHVFGRTVNDNKCVIIDERVLDENTDVMIIGKNILELSKEHEVNKNHIWVDAHGQTRVDLLSLCNISAPCPPKQDRDSAISALNAAFFRKDIFVLSNCEFTIKSLLNCTFNVSRTDFLRTAAYGHADAIMCAVYGWRVEQMVPKSKYFNEYGSGFQISGNSQRNDSQLKKIAAKLNPFAARKAS